From one Brevibacterium sp. 'Marine' genomic stretch:
- a CDS encoding DUF4190 domain-containing protein, producing MSSQNNWNNPDMYYQQPQSSAGGSYGAQSYSQNSASAANAQYAGGPGYVYQPLPPTNVLAIVGMCASIFGFISSVFIGGIAGIIMGHIARKQIRERGERGDGMAIAALWVGYIGTALWVLFWVFMILLYVGLFAVLFAAEGAS from the coding sequence ATGAGCAGCCAGAACAACTGGAACAACCCGGACATGTACTACCAGCAGCCCCAGTCGAGCGCCGGCGGCTCATACGGTGCCCAGTCGTACAGTCAGAACAGCGCCTCCGCTGCCAATGCGCAGTACGCCGGCGGACCCGGCTACGTGTACCAGCCGCTTCCGCCGACGAATGTGCTGGCCATCGTCGGCATGTGCGCCTCGATCTTCGGCTTCATCTCGTCCGTCTTCATCGGCGGCATCGCCGGCATCATCATGGGCCACATCGCCCGCAAACAGATCCGCGAACGCGGAGAGCGCGGCGACGGCATGGCGATCGCGGCCCTGTGGGTCGGCTACATCGGCACCGCGCTGTGGGTCCTCTTCTGGGTCTTCATGATCCTCCTCTACGTCGGGTTGTTCGCCGTGCTCTTCGCGGCTGAAGGCGCTTCGTGA
- a CDS encoding TatD family hydrolase: MASRAAGTYPPVPEPLAHPIVDTHTHLDICTGVRLPLGAGEPEPEVTPETDEEFPTLDFFHDTAAEAGVRRIVQIGCDLPAARWTTALVASQYSGTPAEAATQVGSLAEAADPRTVPTPPAEGRTWMIGGAALHPNEAPRLAERGLLDDALTEIESLVSSHERMRVVGETGLDYFRTAEEGVAEQQRSFRAHIEIAKRTGRALQIHDREAHADVLRILKEEGAPEVTIFHCYSGDEAMARECAAEGYYMSFAGNLTFKNADELRRAAAAVPLELLLTETDAPFLTPHPHRGKPGGPYLTAITARKLAEVRGMSEEDLCAAVWTNAERALGSWD; encoded by the coding sequence ATGGCCTCGCGCGCCGCCGGAACCTATCCACCGGTGCCCGAACCGCTCGCTCACCCCATCGTCGACACCCACACCCACCTCGACATCTGCACGGGTGTTCGGCTGCCGTTGGGCGCCGGCGAACCGGAACCCGAGGTGACCCCGGAGACGGACGAAGAGTTCCCGACGCTGGATTTCTTCCATGACACCGCCGCCGAGGCAGGTGTCCGTCGCATCGTCCAGATCGGCTGCGACCTGCCGGCAGCCCGGTGGACGACGGCGCTCGTGGCATCCCAATATTCAGGCACCCCCGCCGAGGCGGCCACGCAGGTGGGATCCCTCGCCGAGGCGGCCGACCCCCGCACCGTGCCCACTCCTCCTGCCGAGGGGCGGACGTGGATGATCGGCGGAGCCGCACTGCACCCGAACGAGGCACCGCGGCTGGCCGAACGCGGCCTGCTCGACGACGCTCTCACCGAGATCGAATCGCTCGTGAGCTCGCATGAGCGCATGCGTGTGGTGGGGGAGACCGGTCTCGACTACTTCCGCACAGCAGAGGAGGGCGTCGCCGAACAGCAGCGCTCCTTCCGTGCCCATATCGAGATCGCCAAGCGCACGGGACGTGCACTGCAGATCCACGACCGGGAGGCACACGCCGATGTGCTGCGCATCCTCAAGGAGGAAGGCGCCCCCGAGGTCACGATCTTCCACTGCTACTCCGGAGACGAGGCAATGGCCCGCGAGTGTGCCGCGGAAGGCTACTACATGTCGTTCGCCGGCAACCTCACGTTCAAGAACGCCGACGAACTGCGGCGGGCCGCGGCGGCGGTTCCACTGGAGCTGCTGCTGACGGAGACCGACGCACCGTTCCTCACCCCGCATCCTCACCGCGGGAAGCCTGGAGGTCCCTACCTCACGGCGATCACGGCGCGGAAACTCGCCGAGGTGCGTGGAATGAGCGAAGAGGATCTGTGTGCTGCCGTGTGGACCAACGCGGAGCGGGCCCTCGGCAGCTGGGACTGA
- a CDS encoding DUF4190 domain-containing protein: MNTRVLPLGTTYTGSNGSAHAPAAAHAPVAVRTPAPARVSAPVHSPALVQAPVTYGNGAPVVVYQQVAPTNSSSIVALVLGLISFISSFFFLGIVGIIFGHVARSQIKSRGERGNGMAVAGLWLSYLSVLFWVGFWLVYFGVIALMVGAAIAAGGGTVS, from the coding sequence ATGAACACTCGCGTACTGCCCCTCGGGACCACCTACACCGGGTCGAACGGTTCGGCCCACGCACCCGCAGCGGCCCACGCACCCGTCGCGGTCCGCACGCCCGCACCGGCTCGTGTTTCCGCACCGGTCCATTCGCCGGCCCTGGTCCAGGCGCCGGTGACCTACGGGAACGGGGCACCGGTCGTCGTCTACCAGCAGGTGGCGCCGACGAACTCCTCGTCGATCGTCGCGCTGGTGCTCGGCCTCATCTCGTTCATCTCCTCGTTCTTCTTCCTCGGCATCGTCGGCATCATCTTCGGCCACGTCGCCCGCTCGCAGATCAAATCCCGCGGAGAACGCGGCAACGGGATGGCCGTGGCCGGGCTGTGGCTGAGCTACCTGAGCGTGCTCTTCTGGGTCGGATTCTGGCTGGTCTACTTCGGCGTCATCGCGCTCATGGTCGGCGCAGCGATCGCCGCCGGAGGAGGAACCGTCAGCTGA
- a CDS encoding phospholipid carrier-dependent glycosyltransferase has product MTHTADSPAPTRRIARERLARKREKVRAGAAAMRRETFHAGMWATRAPLWMWPALLVITGIGAALRFFRLDFPHRLIFDETYYVKDGYSVFNFGYERSWPENADDSFNAGDPSVIEPTPEYVVHPPLGKWLIGWGIDLFGADDSFGWRFTVAIIGTLTIFLLGVIAWKLFRSAFFACVAAGLLAIDGEHFVHSRTSLLDIVLMAFVLLAFFFILLDREQVTKRLATWTQRTAEIDSFAPALPQQNPDPLAEAAATPPPTPTEAAVSTPSSPSEVPRTFPTELSESISAVPFTEAAPPTAATQRRPRTRSRDVINFGPRLGARPWIFAAGISLGLATGVKWSGLYALAVFGILLVLWDVHSRSRAGVVHPWLGMLIRDSIPSFFKLVPIALVTYVACWTGWIRSDDAWDRQWAAENFGWWSALPKWLDWLPSLAHYHYTAYSFHVGLDSEHPYMSNPWGWIVQWRPTSFYYESYDKGDMGCTVAKCSSAITSVGNPVIWGLAALAVLVCLVVWIIRRDVRPAVILAGLAATWLPWFAYQERTIFTFYTIVMVPFVVLAVTYCLTLVWGRVPAGGGQVAAAPSKKQRFARISAALFARRLSVGIFLVAAILAFAYFWPIYTGEVIPFSAWNNRMWNITWR; this is encoded by the coding sequence ATGACACACACCGCAGACTCCCCGGCCCCCACCAGGCGCATCGCCCGCGAGCGCCTGGCGAGGAAACGCGAAAAGGTGCGTGCCGGTGCCGCTGCGATGCGCCGCGAAACCTTCCACGCCGGCATGTGGGCCACCCGCGCACCGCTGTGGATGTGGCCCGCACTGCTCGTCATCACCGGAATCGGTGCGGCCCTGCGCTTCTTCCGCCTCGACTTCCCGCACCGCCTGATCTTCGACGAGACCTACTACGTCAAGGACGGCTACTCGGTCTTCAACTTCGGCTACGAACGCTCCTGGCCCGAGAACGCCGACGACTCCTTCAACGCCGGCGACCCCAGCGTCATCGAGCCCACTCCCGAATACGTCGTACACCCGCCCCTGGGCAAATGGCTCATCGGGTGGGGCATCGACCTCTTCGGCGCCGACGACTCATTCGGCTGGCGCTTCACCGTGGCGATCATCGGCACCCTGACGATCTTCCTCCTCGGCGTCATCGCGTGGAAGCTCTTCCGCTCGGCATTCTTCGCCTGCGTCGCCGCCGGCCTGCTCGCCATCGACGGCGAGCACTTCGTCCACTCTCGCACGAGCCTGCTCGACATCGTGCTCATGGCCTTCGTCCTCCTCGCCTTCTTCTTCATCCTCCTCGACCGCGAGCAGGTGACGAAGCGCCTGGCCACCTGGACCCAGCGCACCGCGGAGATCGACAGCTTCGCACCGGCCCTCCCACAGCAGAATCCAGATCCCCTCGCCGAGGCGGCTGCCACTCCCCCACCGACCCCCACCGAGGCGGCCGTCTCCACCCCATCCTCCCCATCCGAGGTTCCCCGAACCTTCCCGACCGAACTCAGCGAGTCGATCTCTGCCGTCCCCTTCACCGAGGCGGCCCCGCCCACCGCAGCCACCCAACGTCGGCCTCGGACCAGGTCAAGGGACGTGATCAACTTCGGGCCCCGCCTCGGCGCGCGTCCCTGGATCTTCGCGGCGGGGATCAGCCTCGGCCTGGCTACGGGAGTGAAGTGGTCGGGTCTGTATGCGCTGGCGGTGTTCGGGATTCTGCTCGTGCTGTGGGACGTGCATTCGCGGTCTCGGGCCGGGGTCGTACATCCGTGGCTGGGGATGCTCATCCGCGACAGCATCCCATCGTTCTTCAAGCTCGTGCCGATCGCGCTCGTGACCTATGTGGCGTGCTGGACCGGGTGGATCCGGTCGGACGATGCGTGGGACAGGCAGTGGGCTGCGGAGAATTTCGGTTGGTGGAGTGCGCTGCCGAAGTGGTTGGACTGGCTGCCGTCGTTGGCGCACTACCACTACACGGCGTACTCGTTCCACGTCGGCCTGGACTCGGAACATCCGTACATGTCGAACCCGTGGGGTTGGATCGTGCAGTGGCGGCCGACGTCGTTCTACTACGAGTCCTACGACAAGGGCGATATGGGGTGCACGGTCGCGAAGTGCTCGTCGGCGATCACTTCGGTGGGCAACCCTGTGATCTGGGGCTTGGCCGCGTTGGCTGTGCTCGTCTGCCTCGTCGTGTGGATCATCCGCCGAGACGTCCGCCCGGCCGTCATCCTCGCCGGCCTCGCCGCGACTTGGCTGCCGTGGTTCGCCTACCAGGAGCGGACGATCTTCACCTTCTACACCATCGTCATGGTGCCGTTCGTCGTGTTGGCCGTGACGTACTGTCTGACCCTGGTGTGGGGTCGGGTGCCTGCGGGCGGTGGACAGGTGGCCGCTGCCCCTTCGAAGAAGCAACGATTCGCCCGGATCTCGGCGGCACTGTTCGCCAGACGATTGAGCGTCGGCATCTTCCTTGTCGCAGCGATCCTCGCATTCGCCTACTTCTGGCCCATCTACACCGGCGAAGTCATCCCGTTCTCGGCCTGGAACAACCGCATGTGGAACATCACCTGGCGCTGA
- the rsmI gene encoding 16S rRNA (cytidine(1402)-2'-O)-methyltransferase, whose amino-acid sequence MTEDSTIPDREFSSNEEPAEAADHRNDDNPTEAADHRADDLAEAAPSDDIDHTDHAEAAPPDQTDQTDPAEAAPPDLTDQTDPAGLSSGPNLTGGRLILVGTPIGNLGDASPRMREAIETADVIAAEDTRRFLSLAQRLDLTHTKRVISVFDHNEGHRAPELVDIITAGETVVLLSDAGMPAVSDPGYRVVRACAEAGLPITSTPGPSAVLMALAVSGLPSDRFSFEGFLPRKSGQRKTLLTELKAEKRTMVFFESPHRIADAMDDFAEIIGIDRPMAISRELTKTYEETLRGTVGSLRDQAAGGLRGELTLVLAGATAVETAPEDHLGEVSALVDSGVRAKDAAGQVAKKFGLSKRDVYEAWLHRE is encoded by the coding sequence GTGACCGAGGATTCCACGATTCCCGATCGTGAGTTCTCCTCGAACGAGGAACCCGCCGAGGCCGCCGACCACCGAAACGACGACAACCCCACCGAGGCCGCCGACCACCGAGCCGACGACCTCGCCGAGGCGGCGCCGTCCGATGACATCGACCACACAGACCACGCCGAGGCGGCCCCGCCCGACCAGACCGATCAGACCGACCCCGCCGAGGCGGCCCCGCCCGACCTGACCGATCAGACCGACCCCGCCGGGCTGAGCTCCGGTCCGAACCTCACCGGCGGTCGACTGATCCTGGTCGGGACTCCGATCGGCAACCTCGGTGACGCGAGCCCGCGGATGCGGGAGGCCATCGAAACGGCCGATGTCATCGCCGCCGAGGACACGCGTCGGTTCCTGTCGCTGGCGCAGCGGCTCGATCTCACTCATACGAAACGGGTCATCAGCGTCTTCGACCACAACGAGGGCCACCGCGCCCCCGAACTCGTCGACATCATCACCGCCGGTGAGACCGTTGTTCTGCTCTCCGACGCGGGAATGCCCGCCGTCTCCGACCCCGGCTACCGCGTGGTCAGGGCCTGCGCCGAGGCGGGACTTCCGATCACGTCGACGCCGGGCCCGTCCGCGGTGCTCATGGCGCTCGCGGTCTCGGGACTGCCGAGCGATCGGTTCAGCTTCGAAGGGTTCCTGCCGCGCAAGTCCGGGCAGCGCAAGACCCTGCTGACCGAACTCAAGGCGGAGAAGCGGACGATGGTGTTCTTCGAAAGCCCGCACCGGATCGCCGATGCGATGGACGACTTCGCCGAGATCATCGGCATCGACCGGCCCATGGCCATCAGCCGCGAACTGACGAAGACCTACGAGGAGACTCTGCGCGGAACCGTCGGTTCCCTGCGTGATCAGGCCGCCGGGGGACTGCGCGGGGAACTGACCCTTGTGCTCGCCGGTGCCACCGCGGTCGAAACGGCTCCGGAGGACCACCTCGGCGAGGTCAGCGCGCTGGTCGACTCCGGAGTGCGCGCCAAAGATGCGGCTGGGCAGGTGGCGAAGAAGTTCGGCCTGTCCAAGCGCGACGTCTACGAGGCCTGGCTCCACCGCGAGTGA
- a CDS encoding acylneuraminate cytidylyltransferase — protein MNDHSTTYEPNAAEFQSEMKPDARTTVAADQAAESTTPVAGSAAADTSPAAGPSPAGSTSPTPHRTVAIIPARGGSKGIPLKNLQKVAGISLLARAINAAQASPSIDRVIVSTDHDGIAAEALRAGAEVAHRPAGIAGDTATSESALIHTLSTLDEDFDITVFMQCTSPFIDSASIENAVRTVRDDHADVVFSAVEDHSFLWRLDDDTQAVAVGHESSFRPRRQDRAKHFNETGAFYVMRTSGLIEHEHRFFGRIGIEEVPPEHAREIDDMSDLTLVRAIASTQETAQVIDVDALVTDFDGVHTDDGAYVDEDGNEQVRVHRGDGMGISRLVKSGVPVMILSKERNPVVTRRAEKLRVDVAQGIDNKAGILDAWITANDLDPARVAYVGNDINDLEAFDVVGWPVAVADAHPRVLAAARVILDRPGGRGAVREVCDLIPIPAEAADPLPNPTLTSLRQQPQFTHRAENSRANRKQVS, from the coding sequence GTGAATGACCATTCGACGACCTACGAGCCCAACGCAGCCGAGTTTCAGTCAGAAATGAAGCCGGATGCGCGCACCACCGTGGCCGCGGACCAGGCGGCAGAAAGCACCACCCCAGTGGCAGGCAGTGCCGCGGCAGACACCTCCCCAGCGGCAGGCCCTTCCCCGGCAGGCAGCACCTCCCCCACTCCCCACCGCACCGTCGCGATCATCCCCGCGCGCGGAGGATCCAAGGGCATCCCGCTGAAGAACCTGCAGAAGGTCGCCGGAATCTCGCTGCTCGCCCGCGCCATCAACGCCGCCCAGGCCAGCCCCAGCATCGATCGCGTGATCGTCTCGACCGACCACGACGGAATCGCCGCCGAAGCCCTGCGCGCCGGCGCCGAGGTGGCCCACCGCCCCGCCGGGATCGCCGGCGACACCGCCACCAGCGAATCCGCGCTCATCCACACCCTGTCGACCCTCGACGAGGACTTCGACATCACCGTATTCATGCAGTGCACCTCGCCGTTCATCGACTCCGCCTCGATCGAGAACGCAGTGCGCACGGTCCGTGACGACCACGCCGATGTCGTCTTCTCCGCCGTCGAAGACCACTCCTTCCTGTGGCGCCTCGACGACGACACTCAGGCCGTGGCCGTCGGACACGAATCCAGCTTCCGTCCGCGCCGCCAGGACCGTGCCAAGCACTTCAACGAAACCGGCGCGTTCTACGTCATGCGCACCTCCGGCCTCATCGAGCACGAGCACCGCTTCTTCGGCCGCATCGGCATCGAGGAGGTCCCGCCCGAGCACGCCCGCGAGATCGACGACATGTCCGACCTCACCCTCGTCCGCGCCATCGCCTCGACTCAGGAGACCGCCCAGGTCATCGACGTCGACGCCCTCGTCACCGACTTCGACGGCGTCCACACCGACGACGGCGCCTATGTCGACGAGGACGGAAACGAACAGGTTCGCGTCCACCGCGGCGACGGTATGGGCATCTCCCGCCTCGTGAAGTCCGGGGTGCCCGTGATGATCCTGTCGAAGGAACGCAACCCGGTCGTCACCCGCCGGGCGGAGAAGCTGCGCGTCGACGTCGCCCAGGGCATCGACAACAAGGCCGGCATCCTCGACGCATGGATCACCGCCAACGACCTCGACCCGGCTCGCGTCGCCTACGTCGGCAACGACATCAACGACCTCGAGGCCTTCGACGTCGTCGGCTGGCCCGTCGCCGTCGCCGACGCCCACCCGCGAGTCCTCGCCGCCGCCCGCGTCATCCTCGACCGGCCGGGCGGACGAGGTGCGGTGCGTGAGGTCTGCGACCTCATTCCCATCCCCGCCGAAGCGGCCGACCCCCTTCCGAATCCGACCCTGACCTCACTGCGGCAGCAGCCGCAGTTCACCCACCGCGCGGAGAATTCGCGTGCCAACCGAAAGCAGGTTTCATGA
- the metG gene encoding methionine--tRNA ligase yields MGYYLTTAIAYPNGAIHIGHAYEYIAADTIARFKRLDNHDVFFCTGTDEHGLKMLQAANKLGITPKELADDNAKNFRDTQLALGSTFDRFIRTTDDDHYTASQAIWRKLEEAGDIYLDTYSGWYSVRDEAFYTDDETEVVDGVRLSKETRTEVTWTEEESYFFRLSKYQDKLLELYKNHPEFIGPDSRRNEIASFVSSGLKDLSVSRTTFDWGVPVPGNDKHVMYVWIDALTNYITAAGFPDDDEKFAKWWPADVHIIGKDIIRFHSVYWPAFLMSAGIELPKRVHAHGFLFNSGEKMSKSVGNVVDPLDLVDAFGLDTLRFFLFREFSYGHDGSYTKDSIITRKNSDLANEYGNLAQRSLSMIQKNCDAQVPQPGVLSEADEKLLALARAVPETARRHVDTQALHLYVEACWKVLSEANRYFSAQEPWKLKKTDPDRMATVLWVTIEVVRIISILIQPVMPDSAGKILDLLGVPAGSGEAGAKVLPTAVDSGSGAEAMGAVSAGAGIGVAAGAAYASAALAPNVAEAAADGIAAAEADPRSFAAVEFPLEPGTPLPKPEPVFPKFVEETE; encoded by the coding sequence ATGGGTTACTACTTGACGACAGCGATTGCCTACCCCAATGGGGCCATTCACATCGGGCATGCCTATGAGTACATTGCGGCCGACACGATCGCCCGGTTCAAGCGACTGGACAATCATGATGTGTTCTTCTGCACCGGCACGGACGAGCACGGACTGAAGATGCTGCAGGCGGCGAACAAGCTCGGCATCACCCCCAAGGAACTCGCTGACGACAACGCGAAGAACTTCCGCGACACCCAGCTCGCCCTCGGCTCGACCTTCGACCGGTTCATCCGCACCACCGACGACGACCACTACACCGCGTCGCAGGCCATCTGGCGCAAGCTCGAAGAGGCCGGCGACATCTACCTCGACACGTACTCCGGCTGGTACTCCGTGCGCGACGAGGCCTTCTACACCGACGACGAGACCGAGGTCGTCGACGGTGTCCGCCTGTCCAAGGAAACCCGCACCGAGGTGACCTGGACCGAAGAGGAGTCCTACTTCTTCCGCCTCTCGAAGTACCAGGACAAGCTGCTCGAGCTGTACAAGAACCACCCCGAGTTCATCGGTCCCGACTCCCGCCGCAACGAGATCGCCTCCTTCGTCTCCTCCGGGCTCAAGGACCTCTCCGTCTCCCGCACCACCTTCGACTGGGGCGTGCCCGTGCCCGGCAACGACAAGCACGTGATGTACGTGTGGATCGACGCCCTGACGAACTACATCACCGCCGCCGGCTTCCCGGACGACGACGAGAAGTTCGCGAAGTGGTGGCCCGCCGACGTCCACATCATCGGCAAGGACATCATCCGCTTCCACTCGGTCTACTGGCCCGCGTTCCTCATGAGCGCCGGCATCGAGCTGCCCAAGCGCGTCCACGCTCACGGCTTCCTCTTCAACTCCGGAGAGAAGATGTCGAAGTCCGTCGGCAACGTCGTCGACCCGCTCGACCTTGTCGACGCCTTCGGCCTGGACACCCTGCGCTTCTTCCTCTTCCGCGAGTTCTCCTACGGCCACGACGGCTCGTACACGAAGGACTCGATCATCACCCGCAAGAACTCCGACCTCGCCAACGAATACGGCAACCTCGCCCAGCGTTCGCTGTCGATGATCCAGAAGAACTGCGATGCCCAGGTGCCGCAGCCAGGCGTTCTCAGTGAGGCGGACGAGAAGCTCCTCGCCCTCGCCCGCGCCGTACCGGAGACCGCCCGACGCCACGTCGACACCCAGGCTCTCCACCTCTACGTCGAGGCCTGCTGGAAGGTGCTGTCCGAGGCCAACCGCTACTTCTCCGCGCAGGAGCCGTGGAAGCTGAAGAAGACCGACCCCGATCGCATGGCCACCGTGCTGTGGGTGACGATCGAGGTCGTACGCATCATCTCCATCCTCATCCAGCCGGTCATGCCCGATTCCGCGGGCAAGATCCTCGACCTCCTCGGTGTGCCCGCCGGCAGCGGTGAGGCCGGTGCGAAGGTCCTGCCGACCGCCGTCGATTCCGGATCCGGCGCCGAGGCGATGGGTGCCGTGTCCGCGGGTGCGGGCATCGGTGTCGCCGCCGGTGCCGCCTACGCTTCGGCCGCCCTGGCGCCGAACGTCGCCGAGGCCGCTGCCGATGGCATCGCCGCCGCCGAGGCGGATCCCCGGTCGTTCGCGGCCGTCGAGTTCCCGCTCGAGCCGGGCACGCCCCTGCCGAAACCCGAACCGGTGTTCCCGAAGTTCGTGGAGGAGACCGAATAA
- a CDS encoding DUF4190 domain-containing protein, producing the protein MSNNPNYRPSDPPQVGSQQFNNNYGSQPQYGQGQSGQYGSGAGQYGSGAGQYGSEAGQYGSGSGQYGSDAGQYSQGHYSQAQPYGQQNSYGQSGAYGQQNAYGQSGAYSQPGAYSQPGAYSQPGAYSQPMTYGAQPVFVRPAPNKMAVWSMWMGITGIGGGFVCGLLSMIPFIGVIFSIIAMLLWIAPVLAVIFGHIGLNQIKNTGEDGRGQAIAGLIIGYVTIALGLIMAIIMIGILGIGFLGMMSSY; encoded by the coding sequence GTGTCGAATAACCCCAACTACCGCCCGAGCGATCCTCCCCAGGTCGGCTCGCAGCAGTTCAACAACAACTACGGGTCCCAGCCGCAGTACGGGCAGGGGCAGTCGGGCCAGTACGGTTCCGGCGCGGGACAGTACGGATCTGGTGCAGGTCAGTACGGTTCCGAAGCGGGCCAGTATGGGTCCGGTTCAGGACAGTACGGGTCCGATGCGGGTCAGTATTCGCAGGGGCACTACTCGCAGGCACAGCCTTATGGGCAGCAGAACTCCTATGGACAGTCCGGCGCCTACGGTCAGCAGAACGCGTACGGGCAGTCAGGCGCCTACAGCCAGCCGGGCGCCTACAGCCAGCCGGGCGCCTACAGCCAGCCCGGCGCGTACAGTCAGCCGATGACCTACGGTGCGCAGCCGGTCTTCGTCCGGCCCGCACCCAACAAGATGGCCGTGTGGTCGATGTGGATGGGCATCACCGGAATCGGCGGCGGATTCGTCTGCGGTCTGCTGTCGATGATTCCGTTCATCGGCGTCATCTTCAGCATCATCGCGATGCTCCTATGGATCGCACCGGTGCTCGCCGTGATCTTCGGCCACATCGGCCTCAACCAGATCAAGAACACCGGCGAAGACGGCCGTGGGCAGGCGATCGCCGGGCTCATCATCGGCTACGTGACCATCGCCCTCGGGCTCATCATGGCGATCATCATGATCGGCATCCTGGGCATCGGCTTCTTGGGCATGATGAGCAGCTACTGA
- a CDS encoding N-acetylneuraminate synthase family protein has product MTDQLTPVAIGEHLVGPNQPVYMIGEIGINHNGDVDIAKQLMDVAVTAGAQAVKFQKRNPEVAVPEHQKSKMRSTPWGEMTYIDYKHRVEFGIDEYTEIDRYAKEVGLQWFASPWDTDSVDFLETEFDALTYKVASASLTDFELLRAIAATGKPVLCSSGMSDWETLDKAVEVFDRDKLVLMHATSTYPLPPEEVNLTAIPAMRERYGVPVGYSGHELGLEISFAAAALGAATIERHITLDSSMWGSDQSASMEPREFASLVKGVRVLETAFGDGVKRVMPGEESKIDSLRKVTA; this is encoded by the coding sequence ATGACTGATCAACTCACTCCCGTGGCCATCGGAGAGCACCTCGTCGGCCCGAACCAGCCCGTGTACATGATCGGTGAGATCGGCATCAACCACAACGGCGACGTCGACATCGCCAAGCAGCTCATGGATGTCGCCGTCACCGCCGGTGCGCAGGCAGTGAAGTTCCAGAAGCGCAACCCCGAGGTGGCTGTGCCCGAACACCAGAAGTCGAAGATGCGCTCGACCCCGTGGGGCGAGATGACCTACATCGACTACAAGCACCGCGTCGAGTTCGGCATCGACGAGTACACCGAGATCGACCGGTATGCCAAGGAAGTCGGACTCCAGTGGTTCGCCTCGCCGTGGGACACCGACTCCGTCGACTTCCTCGAGACCGAATTCGACGCCCTGACCTACAAGGTGGCCTCGGCCTCGCTGACGGACTTCGAGCTGCTGCGCGCGATCGCCGCCACCGGCAAGCCCGTCCTGTGCTCCTCGGGCATGTCCGACTGGGAGACTCTGGACAAGGCCGTCGAGGTCTTCGACCGGGACAAGCTCGTGCTCATGCACGCCACCTCCACCTACCCGCTGCCTCCCGAAGAGGTCAACCTCACGGCGATCCCGGCCATGCGCGAACGCTACGGAGTTCCCGTCGGCTACTCCGGACACGAGCTCGGCCTCGAGATCTCGTTCGCTGCTGCCGCTCTGGGTGCTGCGACCATCGAACGTCACATCACGCTGGACTCCTCGATGTGGGGATCCGACCAGTCCGCATCGATGGAACCGCGCGAGTTCGCCTCCCTCGTCAAGGGCGTCCGTGTCCTCGAAACCGCGTTCGGCGACGGGGTCAAGCGCGTCATGCCGGGTGAGGAATCGAAGATCGATTCGCTGCGCAAGGTCACGGCCTGA
- a CDS encoding glycosyltransferase family 2 protein, which yields MTDFDLSIIIPAKDGAPYLSTLFRSLRQQGPVWDRTQLIFVNDGSSDETPELLEKFSTWFPHFEVLTNPEATGLANARNKGLASARGEHIIFLDGDDWLAPGHLSSMLAAAHRLGVDFIRCDHTTVEGTKRVRKLAPMSVRDVPLDPKVGILPVYESTMVDYPFAWAGVFHRRVLEQGILHFPENFMTAEDRSWIWRLHLQAESFAVVDAPGILYRRGLAGSLSRIVDIRQLDFIRAFGQIFDLVAAEPDADRLWPKAIRNWLAILDHQINRFAASPASLRHQLRRGARTISAKIPPEYLREEFVLQKQGRQLNVSSYLNDAPSLVLEMVK from the coding sequence GTGACCGATTTCGACTTGAGCATCATCATCCCCGCGAAAGATGGTGCCCCCTACCTGAGCACACTGTTCCGCTCACTGCGGCAGCAGGGCCCCGTGTGGGACCGCACTCAGCTGATCTTCGTCAACGACGGATCGAGCGATGAGACACCAGAGCTGCTGGAGAAATTCAGCACGTGGTTCCCTCATTTCGAGGTGCTCACCAACCCCGAGGCAACGGGACTCGCCAATGCCCGGAACAAGGGTCTGGCATCTGCTCGGGGCGAACACATCATCTTCCTCGATGGGGACGATTGGCTGGCTCCGGGGCATCTGTCCTCGATGCTGGCGGCGGCGCACAGGCTCGGAGTCGATTTCATCCGCTGTGACCATACGACGGTGGAGGGGACCAAACGGGTGCGCAAACTCGCGCCGATGTCGGTCCGTGATGTGCCGTTGGACCCCAAGGTGGGGATCCTGCCCGTCTACGAATCGACAATGGTCGACTATCCGTTCGCGTGGGCAGGCGTCTTCCACCGGAGGGTGCTCGAACAGGGGATCCTCCATTTCCCGGAGAACTTCATGACCGCCGAAGACCGGTCCTGGATCTGGCGGCTGCATCTGCAGGCCGAGTCCTTCGCCGTCGTCGATGCTCCGGGGATCCTCTATCGACGCGGGCTGGCAGGGTCCCTGTCGCGGATCGTCGACATCCGACAGCTGGATTTCATCCGCGCTTTCGGACAGATCTTCGACCTCGTCGCCGCCGAACCGGACGCCGACCGACTGTGGCCGAAGGCGATCCGCAACTGGCTGGCCATCCTCGACCATCAGATCAATCGTTTCGCAGCGTCCCCGGCGTCGCTGCGGCACCAGCTGAGGCGGGGTGCGCGAACGATTTCGGCGAAGATTCCGCCCGAGTATCTGCGTGAGGAATTCGTCCTGCAGAAACAGGGACGGCAGCTCAACGTCAGCAGCTACCTCAATGACGCACCCTCGTTAGTGCTGGAGATGGTGAAGTGA